From Streptomyces sp. TLI_105, the proteins below share one genomic window:
- a CDS encoding glutamate--cysteine ligase — protein sequence MGEKVVADGFGPSDRQQYRRKLQQCLAGLARLLAEKRFDRPRNLMGVEIELNLAGADGLPRMLNGPVLEKIASTDFQTELGMFNLEVNIAPHQLDGRVFDRLAEEIGTGIGYADRKAAELDAGVVMIGILPTLAQHDLVPENLSDNDRYTLLNDQILAARGEDFTLDIHGVERLLCTSESIVPEAACTSVQLHLQVTPARFAPVWNAAQAVSGVQIALGANAPFVFGRELWRESRPPLFTQATDTRPPELQSQGVRPRTWFGERWVDSVYDLFEENVRYFPALLPLCDEEDPLLVLDRGGVPRLQELVLHNGTVYRWNRPVYGWVDGVAHLRVENRVLPAGPTVTDVIANAAFYYGLVRSLADDPRPVWKRMTFQDAEANFDTACRHGIEAELRWPRSGRAGGIATLPAVRLVLDELLPLAAAGLDAWHIEPADRDFYLGVIEQRCLRRVNGASWQADTFHRALESGLDREAALAATTRRYRTLMLAGEPVHTWPVGID from the coding sequence ATGGGGGAGAAGGTCGTGGCCGACGGGTTCGGCCCGTCCGACCGGCAGCAGTACCGCAGAAAGCTCCAGCAGTGTCTCGCGGGGCTCGCGCGACTCCTCGCGGAGAAGAGGTTCGACCGGCCGCGCAATCTCATGGGCGTGGAGATCGAACTCAATCTCGCCGGCGCCGACGGGCTGCCCAGGATGCTCAACGGCCCGGTTCTCGAAAAGATCGCCAGCACCGATTTCCAGACCGAACTCGGAATGTTCAACCTCGAAGTGAACATCGCGCCCCACCAGCTCGACGGACGCGTATTCGACCGGCTCGCGGAAGAGATCGGAACCGGCATCGGATACGCCGACCGCAAGGCGGCGGAACTCGACGCGGGCGTCGTCATGATCGGCATACTGCCCACGCTCGCCCAGCACGACCTGGTCCCCGAGAACCTCTCGGACAACGACCGCTACACCCTTCTCAACGACCAGATCCTCGCCGCCCGCGGCGAGGACTTCACCCTCGACATCCACGGCGTCGAACGCCTGCTGTGCACCTCGGAGTCGATCGTGCCCGAGGCGGCCTGCACCTCGGTGCAGCTGCACCTCCAGGTGACGCCCGCCCGCTTCGCCCCCGTGTGGAACGCCGCGCAGGCCGTGTCCGGCGTCCAGATCGCCCTCGGTGCCAACGCCCCCTTCGTCTTCGGCCGCGAGCTGTGGCGCGAGTCCCGGCCGCCGCTCTTCACCCAGGCCACCGACACCCGGCCGCCCGAGCTGCAGTCCCAGGGGGTACGGCCCCGCACCTGGTTCGGGGAGCGGTGGGTGGACTCGGTGTACGACCTCTTCGAGGAGAACGTCCGCTACTTCCCCGCCCTGCTGCCGCTCTGCGACGAGGAGGACCCGCTGCTCGTCCTCGACCGGGGCGGGGTGCCGCGCCTCCAGGAACTGGTCCTCCACAACGGCACCGTCTACCGCTGGAACAGGCCCGTGTACGGCTGGGTCGACGGGGTCGCGCACCTGCGCGTCGAGAACCGGGTGCTGCCGGCGGGCCCGACCGTCACCGACGTGATCGCGAACGCGGCCTTCTACTACGGGCTCGTCCGCTCGCTCGCCGACGATCCCCGGCCGGTGTGGAAGCGCATGACCTTCCAGGACGCCGAGGCCAACTTCGACACCGCCTGCCGCCACGGCATCGAGGCGGAGCTGCGCTGGCCCCGCTCGGGACGCGCCGGCGGCATCGCGACCCTCCCGGCCGTACGGCTCGTCCTCGACGAACTGCTGCCGCTCGCCGCGGCGGGGCTCGACGCCTGGCACATCGAGCCGGCGGACCGGGACTTCTACCTCGGGGTGATCGAGCAGCGCTGTCTGCGGCGGGTCAACGGCGCCTCCTGGCAGGCCGACACCTTCCACCGGGCCCTGGAGTCGGGCCTCGACAGGGAGGCCGCCCTCGCGGCGACCACCCGGCGCTACCGGACGCTCATGCTCGCGGGCGAACCGGTGCACACCTGGCCGGTGGGGATCGACTGA
- a CDS encoding TioE family transcriptional regulator — MGKSLQSGGRLRPVDLARAHGLSTQAVRNYEEAGILPAANRSPAGYRAYTPLHAGALRAFLALLPGHGHPTATSIMRAVNRGAVDEAFRLIDESHAQLLDDRRTLRAVESALRDLAPTTTSDPAPATPPGPAAPPDPGGTFIGPLARQLGIRPATLRTWEHAGLVRPRRDPRTGYRVYDGSAVRDARMTHQLRRGGYLLEQIAPLVDQVRAAGGIEPLEAALGDWHRRLSARGRAMLTGAAELEAYLRARE; from the coding sequence ATGGGGAAGAGCCTTCAAAGCGGGGGTCGGCTGAGGCCGGTCGATCTGGCCCGCGCGCACGGTCTGTCCACGCAGGCGGTCAGGAACTACGAGGAGGCCGGCATCCTCCCCGCCGCCAACCGCTCCCCCGCCGGCTACCGCGCCTACACGCCGCTGCACGCCGGCGCCCTGCGCGCGTTCCTGGCCCTGCTGCCCGGCCACGGGCATCCGACGGCGACGTCGATCATGCGGGCCGTGAACCGGGGCGCGGTCGACGAGGCGTTCCGCCTGATCGACGAGAGCCACGCCCAGCTCCTCGACGACCGCCGGACCCTCCGGGCCGTGGAGAGCGCCCTGCGCGACCTGGCCCCCACCACGACATCCGACCCGGCCCCGGCCACGCCACCCGGGCCGGCGGCGCCGCCCGACCCCGGCGGCACGTTCATCGGGCCGCTGGCCCGGCAGCTCGGCATCCGCCCCGCGACGCTCCGCACGTGGGAGCACGCCGGGCTCGTACGCCCGCGCCGCGACCCCCGGACCGGGTACCGCGTCTACGACGGGTCCGCCGTGCGGGACGCCCGGATGACCCATCAACTCAGGCGGGGTGGCTATCTGTTGGAGCAGATCGCCCCACTGGTCGACCAGGTGCGGGCGGCCGGGGGCATCGAGCCGCTGGAGGCCGCGCTCGGCGATTGGCACCGTCGCCTGTCGGCCCGCGGGCGCGCGATGCTGACCGGCGCCGCCGAACTGGAGGCGTATCTCCGCGCCCGGGAATGA
- a CDS encoding PRC-barrel domain-containing protein has translation MQTDIDPRSLIGRKAFDRNGHKIGTVDEVYLDDATGIPEWAAVRTGLFSRDAFVPLEPSALLDDGLHIPYERALIKDAPDFGVGRHLSPEQELQLYRHYSLALPPPPPDVPDKDFGRLAGQDGA, from the coding sequence GTGCAGACCGATATCGATCCGCGCAGCCTGATCGGCCGCAAGGCGTTCGACCGGAACGGGCACAAGATCGGAACCGTGGACGAGGTGTACCTGGACGACGCGACCGGCATCCCCGAATGGGCCGCGGTCCGCACGGGGCTGTTCAGCCGGGACGCCTTCGTTCCCCTGGAGCCGAGCGCCCTGCTCGACGACGGCCTCCACATCCCGTACGAGCGGGCGCTCATCAAGGACGCCCCCGACTTCGGCGTGGGCCGCCACCTCTCCCCCGAACAGGAACTCCAGCTCTACCGCCACTACAGCCTCGCCCTGCCGCCCCCGCCCCCCGACGTCCCGGACAAGGACTTCGGCCGCCTGGCGGGCCAGGACGGCGCCTGA
- a CDS encoding CPBP family intramembrane glutamic endopeptidase, which yields MRDASPPPDGLPRRVLRSETLIVLALSLGASGVSALISFIGSLTKPGSLKDQAAKLNGSYAPGRPWLDLSWQLFDIATALVPVVLVAHLLMREGPETRGLRAIGFDRTRPWSDLGRGALVAAGIGSAGLAFYLAARSSGFNLTVVPESLPDVWWKYPVLILSAVQNSVLEEVIVVGYLLRRLGQLGWTSMAALVASSVLRGSYHLYQGVGGFIGNVVMGVVFVLLYRRWGRVGPLVVAHALLDIVAFVGYGLLAGKVGWLPTA from the coding sequence CTGAGGGACGCTTCCCCGCCCCCCGACGGCCTGCCGCGCCGCGTGCTGCGCTCCGAGACGCTCATCGTCCTCGCGCTCTCGCTCGGGGCGAGCGGGGTGTCCGCGCTCATCAGCTTCATCGGCTCGCTGACCAAGCCGGGGTCGCTGAAGGACCAGGCGGCGAAGCTCAACGGCTCGTACGCCCCCGGGCGGCCCTGGCTCGACCTGTCCTGGCAGCTCTTCGACATCGCCACGGCGCTCGTGCCGGTCGTGCTCGTCGCCCACCTGCTGATGCGGGAAGGGCCAGAGACACGGGGACTGCGGGCCATCGGCTTCGACCGGACCCGGCCGTGGTCCGACCTCGGGCGCGGGGCGCTGGTCGCGGCCGGGATCGGAAGCGCGGGCCTCGCCTTCTACCTGGCGGCGCGGTCGTCCGGGTTCAACCTGACGGTGGTGCCCGAGTCGCTGCCCGACGTGTGGTGGAAGTACCCGGTGCTCATCCTCTCGGCGGTGCAGAACTCCGTCCTGGAGGAGGTCATCGTCGTCGGCTATCTGCTGCGCAGACTGGGCCAGTTGGGATGGACGTCGATGGCCGCGCTGGTGGCGAGCTCGGTGCTGCGCGGCTCGTACCACCTCTACCAGGGGGTCGGCGGCTTCATCGGCAACGTGGTGATGGGCGTGGTCTTCGTGCTGCTGTACCGCCGCTGGGGGCGGGTCGGGCCGCTGGTCGTGGCGCATGCGCTGCTCGACATCGTGGCCTTCGTCGGGTACGGGCTGCTCGCCGGGAAGGTGGGCTGGCTGCCCACCGCGTGA
- a CDS encoding GNAT family N-acetyltransferase has protein sequence MSTRPLLLEARYLWEQLAREPGSFPPMDGMNVIVSPESGLCPAGWIGVVALGGSALVTAPDESTAATVRTALAGLPAAALVDAAAVREVLPVAGVLGPAALAYLTPEGFRPAGGPSAVERLPGGHPALRALEEAAGEEDSSEASLDEITSRAFVVREHGRVVAAAGYRAWPRRTAHISVLTAPEARGRGLARTAASAAVADALATGLLPQWRARPPASRRVAAALGFEELGAQLSLEPAPDGPAPRPLATLLP, from the coding sequence ATGTCGACGCGTCCGCTCCTGCTCGAAGCCCGGTACCTGTGGGAGCAACTGGCCCGGGAACCGGGGTCGTTCCCGCCCATGGACGGCATGAACGTCATCGTGTCACCGGAGTCGGGGCTGTGCCCCGCCGGCTGGATCGGTGTGGTCGCTCTCGGAGGGTCGGCGCTCGTGACCGCACCGGACGAGAGCACCGCCGCGACCGTGCGCACCGCCCTGGCAGGCCTGCCTGCGGCGGCCCTGGTGGACGCGGCCGCCGTCCGCGAGGTGCTGCCCGTGGCCGGGGTGCTCGGCCCCGCGGCCCTGGCGTACCTGACCCCGGAGGGCTTCCGCCCGGCCGGCGGCCCGTCGGCGGTGGAGCGGCTGCCCGGCGGCCATCCGGCACTGCGCGCCCTGGAGGAGGCCGCCGGTGAGGAGGACTCCTCGGAGGCCTCCCTGGACGAGATCACCTCGCGCGCGTTCGTGGTCCGCGAGCACGGCCGGGTGGTGGCCGCCGCCGGATACCGGGCCTGGCCCCGACGGACCGCCCACATCAGCGTGTTGACGGCCCCGGAGGCGCGCGGCCGTGGACTCGCGCGGACGGCGGCCTCGGCGGCGGTCGCCGACGCCCTCGCGACCGGCCTCCTTCCGCAGTGGCGCGCGCGTCCCCCGGCCTCCCGACGGGTCGCCGCCGCGCTGGGCTTCGAGGAACTGGGTGCCCAGCTCTCCCTGGAACCGGCCCCGGACGGACCGGCGCCACGACCGCTTGCGACACTCCTGCCATGA
- a CDS encoding PhzF family phenazine biosynthesis protein encodes MRIRIVDAFTDRPFSGNPAGVLLLDSFPDDAWLQKVAAEVNLSETAFAHPLPAGGEADWALRWFTPTTEVDMCGHATLATAHVLHTTGTASGTVRFAARCGLLITTAEADGTITMDFPTSSLTPLPVPEGLEKALGAEIVAVHDTADHIGDLVVELRDEATVRSLAPDFAALKDLSSRGVIATAAAERPHEGYDFVSRGFFPAVGIDEDPVTGSAHTALAPYWSARFGREELTGFQGGARTGLVRTRLNGERTLLNGHAVTVIEGDLRV; translated from the coding sequence ATGCGCATCCGAATCGTCGACGCCTTCACCGACCGGCCCTTCTCCGGCAATCCGGCCGGAGTCCTGCTCCTCGACTCCTTCCCCGACGACGCCTGGCTCCAGAAGGTCGCCGCCGAGGTCAACCTCTCCGAGACGGCCTTCGCCCACCCGCTGCCCGCCGGCGGCGAGGCGGACTGGGCCCTGCGCTGGTTCACCCCCACCACCGAGGTCGACATGTGCGGCCACGCCACCCTGGCCACGGCACACGTCCTGCACACCACCGGCACCGCGAGCGGCACCGTCCGCTTCGCGGCCCGCTGCGGCCTCCTGATCACCACGGCCGAGGCCGACGGCACGATCACGATGGACTTCCCGACCTCCTCCCTCACCCCGCTCCCCGTCCCCGAGGGCCTGGAGAAGGCGCTCGGCGCCGAGATCGTCGCCGTCCACGACACGGCCGACCACATCGGCGACCTCGTCGTCGAGCTGCGCGACGAGGCCACCGTCCGCTCGCTCGCGCCGGACTTCGCCGCCCTGAAGGACCTGTCCTCGCGCGGTGTCATCGCCACCGCCGCCGCCGAACGCCCGCACGAGGGGTACGACTTCGTCTCGCGCGGCTTCTTCCCCGCCGTCGGCATCGACGAGGACCCGGTGACGGGCAGCGCGCACACCGCGCTCGCGCCGTACTGGTCGGCCAGGTTCGGCCGCGAGGAGCTCACCGGCTTCCAGGGCGGCGCCCGCACGGGCCTCGTCCGCACCCGTCTGAACGGCGAGCGCACCCTCCTGAACGGTCACGCCGTCACGGTCATCGAGGGCGACCTGCGGGTCTGA
- a CDS encoding DUF5999 family protein: protein MCQHQPACPTADSADREAARLMAHHPEQGWSLLCNGVLLFEDTGELLPDGQIIAPHRPLTAGQVTTAA, encoded by the coding sequence ATGTGCCAGCATCAGCCTGCCTGTCCCACCGCCGACTCCGCCGACCGGGAGGCGGCCCGACTGATGGCACACCACCCGGAGCAGGGCTGGAGCCTGCTGTGCAACGGCGTCCTGCTCTTCGAGGACACCGGAGAACTGCTGCCGGACGGGCAGATCATCGCCCCGCACCGGCCGCTGACCGCGGGGCAGGTGACGACCGCCGCCTGA
- a CDS encoding DNA polymerase IV — MRAAPTILHLDMDAFFAAAEQASKPSLRGKPVIVGGLGPRGVVATASYEARRFGVHSAMPMGQARRLAPNAAYLVPRFAFYRSISEQVMELLRRLSPLVEPLSLDEAFVDLEAGGVADDSASARAAGERLRVDILATTGLTGSVGLAGSKMIAKIASEEAKPDGLVLIEPGTERELLGPRSVRILPGVGPATGEHLRRAGMTSVSDLVEAGEDELVRLLGRAHGTSLHRMAQGYDDRRVVAERDAKSVSVEDTFDVDLHDRVRIRLEVERLAERCVGRLRASGHSGRTIVLKVRRYDFSTLTRSETLRGPTDDPAVLREAAGRLLEAVDTTGGVRLLGVGVSGLADYTQEDLFAQAVADAEADAGPEPEAGAVAEAEEVVEAGEQGPVERHWAPGHDVRHAVHGAGWVQGSGVGRVTVRFEEPWSGPGRVRTFPVDDPELEPSEPLPLVRGATVA, encoded by the coding sequence GTGAGAGCCGCGCCCACGATCCTGCATCTCGACATGGATGCCTTCTTCGCCGCCGCCGAGCAGGCGTCGAAGCCCAGTCTGCGCGGAAAGCCCGTGATCGTCGGCGGTCTCGGCCCGCGGGGCGTGGTCGCCACCGCCTCCTACGAGGCGCGTCGCTTCGGGGTGCACTCGGCCATGCCGATGGGCCAGGCGCGGCGGCTCGCGCCGAACGCGGCCTATCTCGTGCCGCGCTTCGCCTTCTACCGCTCGATCAGCGAGCAGGTCATGGAGCTGCTCCGGCGGCTCTCCCCGCTCGTCGAGCCGCTCAGCCTCGACGAGGCCTTCGTCGACCTCGAGGCCGGCGGCGTCGCCGACGACAGCGCGAGCGCCCGGGCGGCGGGGGAGCGGCTGAGGGTGGACATCCTCGCCACGACGGGGCTCACCGGGTCGGTGGGGCTCGCCGGGTCCAAGATGATCGCGAAGATCGCCTCCGAGGAGGCCAAGCCGGACGGGCTCGTCCTCATCGAGCCCGGGACCGAGCGGGAGCTGCTCGGACCGCGGTCGGTGCGGATCCTGCCCGGGGTCGGGCCGGCCACCGGGGAGCATCTGCGGCGCGCCGGGATGACCAGCGTCTCCGATCTCGTGGAGGCGGGCGAGGACGAGCTCGTACGGCTCCTGGGGCGGGCGCACGGGACCTCCCTGCACCGGATGGCCCAGGGGTACGACGACCGGCGCGTGGTGGCCGAGCGGGACGCCAAGTCGGTGTCGGTCGAGGACACCTTCGACGTGGACCTCCACGACCGGGTGCGGATCCGGCTGGAGGTGGAACGGCTCGCGGAGCGGTGCGTGGGGCGGCTGCGGGCGTCGGGGCACTCGGGGCGGACCATCGTCCTGAAGGTGCGGCGGTACGACTTCTCGACGCTCACCCGGTCCGAGACGCTGCGGGGGCCCACGGACGACCCGGCCGTCCTGCGGGAGGCGGCGGGGCGGCTCCTGGAGGCGGTGGACACGACGGGGGGCGTGCGACTCCTCGGGGTGGGGGTGAGCGGGCTCGCGGACTACACGCAGGAGGATCTGTTCGCCCAGGCGGTCGCCGACGCCGAGGCGGACGCCGGGCCGGAGCCGGAGGCGGGGGCCGTGGCCGAGGCGGAGGAGGTCGTCGAGGCCGGGGAGCAGGGCCCCGTGGAGAGGCACTGGGCGCCCGGGCACGACGTGCGGCACGCGGTGCACGGGGCCGGGTGGGTCCAGGGGAGCGGGGTCGGGCGGGTCACGGTGCGGTTCGAGGAGCCGTGGTCCGGGCCCGGGCGGGTGCGGACGTTCCCCGTGGACGACCCCGAGCTGGAGCCGTCGGAGCCGTTGCCGCTGGTGCGGGGGGCCACGGTGGCCTGA
- the gcvP gene encoding aminomethyl-transferring glycine dehydrogenase translates to MTANRTPLSELEQGIPFEQRHIGPDAEARAKMLAQVGYGSLDELTAAAVPDVIKNAEALGLPAARTEAEVLAELRTLADRNQVLAPMIGLGYYGTFTPPVILRNVMENPAWYTAYTPYQPEISQGRLEALLNFQTMVADLTGLPTSGASLLDEGTAAAEAMALARRVGKVKNGVFLVDADALPQTIAVIETRAEPTGVEVVVADLSEGIPAEVAERGVFGVLLQYPGASGVVRDIKPLIDAAHELGAIVTVAADLLALTLLTSPGELGADIAVGTTQRFGVPMGFGGPHAGYMAVQDKHARSLPGRLVGVSVDADGNRAYRLALQTREQHIRREKATSNICTAQVLLAVMAGMYAVYHGPDGLKQIAERTHRYAAILAAGLTAGGVEVVHGSFFDTLTVRVPGKADEVVAAAREAGVNLYRVDADLVSISCDETTGREQLAAVWGAFGVDGDIEALDAVTEDTLPAGLLRSDAYLTHPVFHAHRSETSMLRYLRKLADRDYALDRGMIPLGSCTMKLNATTEMEPVTWPEFGQIHPFAPIEQAQGYVTLITELEERLAEVTGYDKVSIQPNAGSQGELAGLLAVRAYHRANGDEQRTVCLIPSSAHGTNAASAVMAGMKVVVVKTADDGEVDVEDLRAKIAQYRDELSVLMITYPSTHGVFEEHVADICAEVHEAGGQVYVDGANLNALVGLAKPGHFGGDVSHLNLHKTFCIPHGGGGPGVGPVGVRAHLAPYLPNHPLQPTAGPETGVGPISAAPWGSAGILPISWSYVRLMGGEGLKRATQVAVLAANYIAKRLEPHFPVLYTGPNGLVAHECIVDIRPLAKATGVSVDDIAKRLIDYGFHAPTMSFPVAGTLMIEPTESEDLTELDRFCDTMIAIRGEIEKVASGQWPADDNPLHNAPHTAAALGGEWNHPYTRDEAVFPAGVSAADKYWPPVRRIDGAFGDRNLVCSCPPLDEYDH, encoded by the coding sequence ATGACCGCCAACCGCACTCCGCTCTCCGAGCTCGAACAGGGCATCCCGTTCGAGCAGCGGCACATCGGGCCCGACGCCGAGGCCCGGGCCAAGATGCTCGCCCAGGTCGGTTACGGCTCGCTCGACGAGCTCACGGCCGCCGCGGTGCCGGACGTGATCAAGAACGCCGAGGCGCTGGGCCTGCCGGCCGCGCGCACCGAGGCCGAGGTCCTCGCCGAGCTGCGCACGCTCGCCGACCGCAACCAGGTCCTCGCCCCGATGATCGGCCTCGGCTACTACGGGACCTTCACCCCGCCGGTCATCCTCCGGAACGTGATGGAGAACCCCGCCTGGTACACGGCCTACACGCCGTACCAGCCGGAGATCTCCCAGGGCCGCCTGGAGGCCCTGCTGAACTTCCAGACCATGGTCGCCGACCTGACCGGTCTGCCCACCTCCGGTGCGTCCCTCCTCGACGAGGGCACCGCCGCCGCCGAGGCCATGGCGCTGGCCCGCCGTGTCGGCAAGGTCAAGAACGGTGTCTTCCTCGTCGACGCCGACGCCCTGCCGCAGACCATCGCCGTCATCGAGACCCGCGCCGAGCCGACCGGTGTCGAGGTCGTCGTCGCCGACCTGAGCGAGGGCATCCCCGCCGAGGTCGCCGAGCGCGGTGTCTTCGGCGTGCTCCTCCAGTACCCCGGCGCCTCCGGTGTCGTCCGCGACATCAAGCCGCTGATCGACGCCGCGCACGAGCTCGGCGCGATCGTCACCGTCGCCGCCGACCTGCTCGCGCTCACCCTGCTCACCTCGCCGGGCGAGCTGGGCGCCGACATCGCCGTCGGCACCACGCAGCGCTTCGGCGTCCCCATGGGCTTCGGCGGCCCGCACGCCGGCTACATGGCCGTCCAGGACAAGCACGCCCGCTCCCTCCCCGGCCGTCTCGTGGGCGTCTCGGTCGACGCCGACGGCAACCGCGCCTACCGCCTGGCCCTGCAGACCCGCGAGCAGCACATCCGCCGCGAGAAGGCCACCAGCAACATCTGTACCGCTCAGGTGCTGCTCGCCGTCATGGCCGGCATGTACGCCGTCTACCACGGTCCGGACGGTCTGAAGCAGATCGCCGAGCGCACCCACCGGTACGCCGCCATCCTCGCCGCGGGCCTCACCGCCGGTGGCGTCGAGGTCGTGCACGGTTCGTTCTTCGACACCCTCACCGTCCGCGTGCCCGGCAAGGCCGACGAGGTCGTCGCCGCCGCCCGCGAGGCCGGGGTGAACCTCTACCGCGTCGACGCCGACCTCGTGTCGATCTCGTGCGACGAGACCACCGGGCGTGAGCAGCTCGCCGCCGTCTGGGGTGCCTTCGGTGTCGACGGTGACATCGAGGCCCTCGACGCCGTCACCGAGGACACGCTTCCCGCCGGGCTGCTGCGCTCCGACGCGTACCTGACCCACCCGGTCTTCCACGCGCACCGCTCCGAGACCTCGATGCTGCGCTACCTGCGCAAGCTCGCGGACCGCGACTACGCGCTCGACCGCGGCATGATCCCGCTCGGCTCCTGCACGATGAAGCTGAACGCCACCACCGAGATGGAGCCGGTGACCTGGCCCGAGTTCGGCCAGATCCACCCCTTCGCCCCGATCGAGCAGGCGCAGGGCTACGTCACGCTCATCACCGAGCTGGAGGAGCGCCTCGCCGAGGTCACCGGCTACGACAAGGTGTCGATCCAGCCGAACGCCGGCTCGCAGGGCGAGCTCGCCGGCCTCCTGGCCGTGCGCGCCTACCACCGCGCCAACGGCGACGAGCAGCGCACCGTGTGCCTCATCCCGTCCTCCGCGCACGGCACCAACGCCGCCTCCGCGGTGATGGCCGGCATGAAGGTCGTCGTCGTCAAGACCGCCGACGACGGCGAGGTCGACGTCGAGGACCTGCGCGCCAAGATCGCCCAGTACCGCGACGAGCTGTCCGTGCTGATGATCACCTACCCGTCCACGCACGGTGTGTTCGAGGAGCACGTCGCCGACATCTGCGCCGAGGTCCACGAGGCCGGTGGTCAGGTGTACGTCGACGGCGCCAACCTCAACGCGCTGGTCGGTCTGGCCAAGCCGGGCCACTTCGGCGGCGACGTCTCGCACCTGAACCTGCACAAGACCTTCTGCATCCCGCACGGCGGCGGCGGCCCCGGCGTCGGCCCGGTCGGCGTCCGCGCCCACCTCGCCCCGTACCTGCCGAACCACCCGCTCCAGCCCACCGCGGGCCCGGAGACCGGCGTCGGCCCGATCTCGGCCGCCCCCTGGGGCTCCGCCGGCATCCTGCCGATCTCCTGGTCGTACGTGCGCCTCATGGGCGGCGAGGGCCTCAAGCGCGCCACCCAGGTCGCCGTGCTCGCCGCGAACTACATCGCCAAGCGCCTGGAGCCGCACTTCCCGGTGCTCTACACCGGCCCGAACGGGCTGGTCGCGCACGAGTGCATCGTGGACATCCGCCCGCTGGCCAAGGCCACCGGCGTCAGCGTCGACGACATCGCGAAGCGCCTCATCGACTACGGCTTCCACGCGCCGACGATGTCCTTCCCGGTGGCCGGCACGCTGATGATCGAGCCGACCGAGTCCGAGGACCTGACCGAGCTCGACCGCTTCTGCGACACGATGATCGCGATCCGGGGCGAGATCGAGAAGGTCGCCTCGGGCCAGTGGCCCGCCGACGACAACCCGCTGCACAACGCCCCGCACACCGCGGCCGCGCTGGGCGGCGAGTGGAACCACCCGTACACGCGCGACGAGGCGGTCTTCCCGGCCGGTGTCTCGGCCGCCGACAAGTACTGGCCGCCGGTGCGCCGCATCGACGGTGCCTTCGGCGACCGGAACCTGGTCTGCTCCTGCCCGCCGCTGGACGAGTACGACCACTGA
- a CDS encoding GNAT family N-acetyltransferase, with translation MIAKDDAPLFTQFTTPESLPDGLAAALVDCWIEVSDAGGAAGFPFPPVDPAEVSAAVDRIVTGLDPASSRLVVATVDGALAGWLCLRRDTHPLVAHWGTLHHVQTRLGVRGRGIGAGLVRRARAIAREEMDLEQLRLAARGGVGLEEFYGRLGWREIGRWPGALRLAADDDRDEILMVLTSL, from the coding sequence ATGATCGCCAAGGACGACGCCCCGCTCTTCACCCAGTTCACCACCCCCGAGTCGCTGCCCGACGGGCTCGCCGCGGCCCTCGTCGACTGTTGGATCGAGGTGAGCGACGCGGGCGGCGCGGCCGGGTTCCCCTTCCCGCCGGTCGACCCGGCCGAGGTCTCCGCCGCGGTCGACCGCATCGTCACGGGACTCGACCCGGCGAGCAGCCGTCTCGTCGTCGCCACGGTGGACGGCGCCCTCGCGGGCTGGCTGTGCCTCCGCCGCGACACCCATCCGCTGGTCGCGCACTGGGGCACCCTGCACCACGTCCAGACCCGCCTCGGCGTGCGCGGGCGGGGCATCGGCGCGGGCCTCGTGCGGCGCGCCCGCGCGATCGCCCGGGAGGAGATGGACCTGGAGCAGCTGCGGCTCGCGGCACGCGGCGGCGTCGGGCTCGAGGAGTTCTACGGCAGGCTCGGCTGGCGGGAGATCGGCCGCTGGCCCGGAGCGCTGCGCCTGGCCGCCGACGACGACCGCGACGAGATCCTCATGGTCCTGACGTCCCTGTGA